The region ATTTCATAATGTTTCCTTTCTTGCTTTGTATTTATTTACATGCGGAACGTCGTCGTCTAACCAGTAGGCTTTATCTTTTTCTACAACTAAGATTTCTTCAAATTTAAAACCGACTTTTCCCCTTCCTAAATGCGGTTCTATGGCCCAAAGTCCAACCTTATCTCCTTCATGATCAGGAGTTAATAGTTCTGGTAAAACTTTGTGTGTTAAAAATTCATAGGATCCTTGTAAACTAAACCAACTTGCAAAACTAATTGGCAACAAAGGAAAAGAAATATTGGGAAGGTTTACTTTATAAACACGATGGCCTAGCACTGCAAAAAGATACAACGCATGTACATTATCGAAACCAGATTTTTTTGCGTCGGAATCAATTTTCCACCAAATTTCAGAAGGAGTCATCGATGAACTAAAATAGTTTGGAATTTCTTTTCGAAGTTGTAATAAATAATCCATACCTTTATCAAGTTCAGAATTTTTGATTAGCGATGATGAATATCCGATATCACCTATGTAACCATCTACCACAGGGGAAACGTCTAGAATAAAAGATTCTTCTTCTTTTAAAATTTTTTTGCCGGGATGGAATTGAGTGAATCGTTTGTATCCATCGAATCTTGCGTGTTCGCCGAACCAAGCAAATGGTCTATGTAAAAAAACTTTAACTCCATGATCCCGTAAAAATTCATCCATACGTTTGGCGGTTTGTTTTTCTGTCCAACCGGGAACCATTTCTTTTTCAACTGTGGTAACACAATCATAAGCAAGTTTTTGAGCTTTTAAAAAGCCGGCTTTCTGTTCTGGTGTAGGAATTCTGATTGATTCAGAATTTAATTTTGAAAATTTCGAGGAGAGTTTGGAATACAATCCTCTTTCTTGGGTTAAGGGCATTGATTTTTCTTTTCCTTGGTAGAAAAAGAGAATAACAAATTATAAATATCTCTGCTTGAATGATTCCGGTATTATTGCAAATTATTA is a window of Leptospira kanakyensis DNA encoding:
- a CDS encoding M24 family metallopeptidase; protein product: MPLTQERGLYSKLSSKFSKLNSESIRIPTPEQKAGFLKAQKLAYDCVTTVEKEMVPGWTEKQTAKRMDEFLRDHGVKVFLHRPFAWFGEHARFDGYKRFTQFHPGKKILKEEESFILDVSPVVDGYIGDIGYSSSLIKNSELDKGMDYLLQLRKEIPNYFSSSMTPSEIWWKIDSDAKKSGFDNVHALYLFAVLGHRVYKVNLPNISFPLLPISFASWFSLQGSYEFLTHKVLPELLTPDHEGDKVGLWAIEPHLGRGKVGFKFEEILVVEKDKAYWLDDDVPHVNKYKARKETL